The DNA region CTGACCCCGACCAGCACGTCGGGGCGCCAGTAGGCAGAGCCTGTACTACGAACCTATCGAGGTCTGTAGTTGCCCGGAGTCTTGGCACTACCAGGCACAGGCGCCAGAGTGCTCCCATCTATCGCCCGGTTTTTCCACACTCTCGTACGCGCACCGTCGCCCGGGGCGCCCGGTTGGCGACGCTCGGCAGCGCCTCCAGTTCGAGTATACGGCGGCGGTCAGGGAGCGTCAACAGGCACCTTGCTGAGGCACTCCTGCACAGAAATGGCAAGCCTTGGCCAGCAACAGACTCGGACAGGCTCGTGGTACGGACTCTGACGACTGACGCCCCGCCTGCGGGCGGGGTCCACCTGTCCAGATGCGGAGCGCTGAAGCGCAACTAGGAACCCAAACAGGCTCATTATGCGGGCTCTGCCTTCGGCCGCCCCCTGCGACTCGTTCGTGCACCTCCGGCGGCTGTTCCACACTCCATTTCAGCCGCGCTGTTCGAGGGGACGCCTCAGTTGCCGACGAATACTGTCTTGCGCGCGGGGCGGGGAGCCTTGATCACCATGAATCGCAGCGGTTCAGAGCTCTGGTTGTACCAGCAGTGGAGAATGTCCTTCGGACTCTCCACCAGGGTTTCGGCGCCCACTTCCAGCTTTTCGTTGCCGATTTCGACCACGCCCTTGCCGCTCAGCACGTAGAAGGCAACATCGACCGGGGTGATATGCCGCTTGAGTGACTGCCCCGGCTGCAGCGTGATCACGTTGATCACCGCGTCGGCTGTGTCATAGACCTGGCGGACATCCACATTGTGCGCCGTCTTGAGAATCTCGGTATCGGACAGTTTCCTGGTTATCATTGGGTCTCCTTTCTTGATCAGCAAGTGCCTGTGCGCTGTAACTCGATACAGTCCTCACTGGCGTGGGGTTCCGCTGCGCGAGGCGGTACTCGCCCCGCAAAAACGAGCCGCCCTGGCCGAGATGGCCAGGGCGGCTGTGGTGTTCCCCGGAACCGGCTATTTCGGCTGCTTGCCAGGATGGAGCTTGGCAAACTTGGCCAGGAGCTGCTCCCTGGTTTCTACGTGCGCCGGGTCGGGCACGCAGGCATCCACGGGGCAAACCGCGGCGCACTGCTGCGTCTCGAAAAACCCCACGCACTCGGTGCACTTGGCCGGGTCGATAACCGAGTACTCGTCACCGTCGGTGATCGCATTGTTCGGGCACTCGGACTGGCACGCGGCGCAGGCGATGCAGTCATCCGTAATCTTGAAAGCCATCGAAATCCTCCTCCAACCTGAGTACTTTTCGCTTTCACTCCCGAGGCCCACAGCACCGCGCGGGCTGTTTGACACCTGCAGAAGCGAGCAGGCGCAAGTGTAACACGATTCGCCGGAGATGCAAAATGGCGCCGGCGGTTCCTGGCTCAGACGCGCTTGTCCGGGCCCTCGGCGGCCTTTTCGGCCTCGACCTGTTCGCCCTCCATAGTCACCAGCGCCGCGGCGAGCTGCTGGATGGCTCCGCGCTGTTTGCGGTAGAAATCGGACTCGCTCATCGCCAGGCGGTCGGCCACTTCGCGGATCTGCTTGCCCTGCACATAGCGCAGCTCGAGGATGTTGTAGACCAGCCAGGTATTAGAGGTATAGGTCCGTTCACCGGCCGGCCGGAGCCGCTCGATGCCCTGGTGCAGCACGGCGCGCAGAGCGCGGGCCGGCTGACCTTCGTTGTCGGCCAGGGTGCGGCGGACCAGACGCGTGCGGAGCAGCGGGCTGTCGGTCAGGCGCGGGCCGCCCCACAGGTTACGCAGGGCATCGCGCACCACCTCCGGGAAATCGGCCGCATAGACCGGGTTGCTTTCGAGCTTTTCCAGCCGTGGTGGAGAGGCAGCCCGCCGTTCCGTGCGCAGCCGCTGCAACTCCTCGATCTCTGGCTCGATCTGACGGAGGGCGGCAAAGACGTCCTGCTGCAGGTGCATATCCTCCAGCGCCAGCTCGGCCTGGCCCACATACCCGGCCACGGTAGCCAGTTCTTCCGGTGTGAGCATTGGCTGGCCGTTGGTGGCTTCCAGACCGAGGATGCCCAGGGTGGAGCCGCGCGCCGAATCGCGCAGGGGCAGCAACCAGCAGCCGTCGCGCAGACAAAAGTCGGCGTTGTGCAGCTCGCCGCGCGGCGCGGTGCGCTGCTCGAACTGGGGCAAGAGCTCGTGCCAGTCCATTTCTTTCAGAAAGCGGTCGGCCACTTCACGCGGGCCGCAGTAGACGCGCACTTCGAGCGCGCCTTCCTGCATAGCCACCACGAATCCGCTGCGCACGCGCAAGAGCTCGCACAGGGCAATGAGCACGTTCTCCAGCAACTGCTGCAGGTCGCCGCTGGTCAGCAGGCGCGTGTCCAGCTTTTCAATCCAATCCACCTGTTCGCGGTCCTGGCGGTAGATCAAGCGGTCGATGTACGGCTTGGCCTTCTCGATGAGCACCTGGAAAAGCACAATGCCGATGATGGTGGTAAAGATGAGGGCCGTATCGCGCGGCAGCCCCAGGATGGCTTCGACTTTGGGCACCACCAGCATCAGCGCCAGAATGGCCGAGCCCAGTAGCGGCACGCGCAGCACATAGTGCACCAGGTTGTGTTTGATGACGCGGTCTGGAGTGAACACGCCCTGGTAGGCCACAGTGTAGGCGCTCACCACCGTCATCACGGCCACGGCGACGTTGCTCAGCAGGGCCAGGGCCAATAACCAGTTTGGCGTCAAGCCGTGGTACACCGGTTCGAGCTGCGAGTAGGGAAAGACGCCCAGAGCGGGAGCGAGGATGGCCACGGTGAGGTAGGACATCCGCCGACGCGAACTGGTGGTCAGCGAACGCTGGCGGGCGCGAAAGACGTTGAACACCGCCAGGGCCACTGTGCCAAAGAAGAACAGGGCAAAGGGCACGAACAACGGACCGCCGACCAGGCGCGCTTGGGTAGGGCCGTGCACCTCGTAGGTGGCCACGAGCTCACTCACCGCCACCAGCACTACAGCGACCAGGCCCGCCGCATAAGCCAGAGCCACCGCCACGCGGCGGCGCCGCGATGGCGAGCCAGTGGTGGCCAGCAGTGCGTCGGAAAAGTGCAGGCAGGCCGCGGGAACAAAGGCAATGCCCAGCCACTGAAAGCGCAGCCAGGCCAGGGTAGCCTGCGCAGAGATGACATTGCTCACCACCACGTCAGCGGCATAGACGATGGTGACAAAGGTGAGCAGGGCCGAAAAGGCCTGGGCCACGGGGCTGCGCAGGTTGTGCGTCAGAATGTAGGCCAGCAGCGAAAAGCCGATGATGACGTTGGCCGACGCAAGGACCAGGTCGGCCAGAATGAGGGTGGCACTCAGCCAGTTGCCGGGTATCGAAAGGGGCATAGCGCTAGACCCGCAGCACGAACCAGAGCACAAAGTAATAGACGATCACGCCGCCAAAGGTGAGACTGTCCACCCGGTCGAGCATGCCGCCGTGGCCGGGAATGAGGTTGCTCGAGTCCTTTACGCCCACCTGGCGCTTGACCAGCGACTCGGCGAGGTCGCCGAACGTCGTCCCTACCGAGAGGACCAGGCCCAGCAGCAAGCCCTGCCAGACGGGCACGTGCACAAAGCAGCCGGCGATGGCCGTGGCCATCGTGCCCGCGGCAAAGCCAGCGATGGCCCCCTCGCGGGTCTTTTTGGGGCTGACGTGGTGGAAAAAGCTGTGCTTGCCCAGGTTGACGCCGACGAAATAGGCCGCCACGTCCGTGGCCCAGGTGCCGGCCAGGAGGAGCAGCGTCCATCCCAGGCCGTCGGGCAGGTTGCGCAGGAGAATGAGGTGCGAGAGCAGTCCGCCCGCATAGACCGCGCCGGTGATGGTGAGCGCCCAGCCGGTGAGAAAGCCATCCATCTCGCGACGCAAGATGGACCAGACCATCGGGGCGGCGATCAGCGCGACCAGGGCCGGCCGCCAGAGCGCCCAGGCCGGGTGCCAGGCGTCGAGCATGAGCAGGGCGATGAGGGCCAGACCGACGCCAGTGTAAGGCTTGAAACCGGCCTGGCGCATCAGGGTCAGAAACTCGTAGCCAGCCACCAGCGCGACGAGCGTGACCAGTGCGGCAAAGGGCAGCCCGCCCAGATAGCATGCACCCAGCACGACAGGGACCATCACTGCCGCACTGAGGACGCGCTCTTTGAGCACAGCCAGCAATCCTTTCCGGGAGGAGCCAGAGGCGCTGCTGCTCGGCCCCCCGTTCACGATGCGCCCTTGACCGTGTCGGGGGCCGCGGCTGGCAGGCCGCCGAACTTGCGCGTACGCGAGGCATAGGCCGCCAGGGCCTGATACAACTCGTCGCGGCCAAAATCGGGCCAGTAGACGGGGGTAGCGTAAAACTCGGAGTAGGCCGCCTGCCAGATCAGAAAATTGCTCAGGCGCATCTCGCCGGCGGTGCGGATGACCAGGTCCGGGTCGGGCTGCCCCGCGGTGTACAGGCGCTGCGCGATGGCGGCCTCAGTGATCTCGTCAGGCGGCAGGCCTTCCGCCACCATGCGGCGCGCGGCGGTAACGATCTCGGCGCGGCCGCCATAGTTGAGGGCAATGTTGACCGTCAGGCGGTCGCCCGAGGATGTGGCGGCCAGGGCCGCGCGCACCTTCTGCTGCAGGTCGGGCGGCAGGCGGTCCAGCGAGCCCAGGTGGTGCAGGCGCACGCCGTTTTTGCGCAGGCCGTCCACCTCGTGTTCGATCACCTGCGAAAGCAGTCCCATCAGCCCGCCCACTTCGTCGGCCGGGCGAGACCAGTTCTCGGTGGAAAAGGCGTAGAGGGTGAGAACCTTGATGCCGAACTCGACACAGGCCTCCATCACGCGGCGGATGGCCTCGGTTCCGGCCCGGTGGCCGGCCAGGCGGGGCAGGCCGCGCTCTTTGGCCCAGCGGCCGTTGCCGTCCATGATGATGGCCACATGCACCGGAACACTGGCGAGCTGCGGCCCATCCTGACGCATCGGGTCTAGACCTCCATGATCTCCTGCTGCTTGTTCTTGCCCAGTTCTTCCATCAGGGCAACGTACTTGTCGTGGATCTCCTGGAGCTTGTCGCGGCCGCGGTGGAAATCGTCTTCGGTGATCAGCTTTTCCTTCTCAAACTCGCGCATTTCTTCCTGCTGATCGCGGCGGATGTTGCGCACGGCGATGCGCCCCTCCTCCACGCGGCGGCCCACCAGCTTGCTCAGGTCGCGCCGACGCTCTTCGGTCAGTCGAGGGATGGGCAGGCGGATAACCACACCGTCGTTGTTGGGCGTGAGGCTCAGGTCCGACTTCATAATTGCTTTCTCGATATCGCCGATAGAGCTTGGGTCCCAGGGGCGGATGACCAGCAGGCGCGGTTCCGGGGCAGAGATGGCGGCCATCTGGTTGAGCGGAGTCGGCGTGCCGTAATAGTCCACACGCAGGCGCTCGACCAGAGCCGGCGAGGCGCGGCCGGTGCGCAGGCCCATCAGGTCCTCGCGCAGGGACTCGAGGGCCTTGGTCATTCGGCTTTCGGATTCTTTCAAGATGTCAGCGAGCATGGTTACCCTCCGGTACTCGGTGTCGCGGCGTCCGCTCTAGCTCAGGCGGCTAGCGGCTCACCAGGGTGCCGATCGGCTCTCCGCAGACCACTCGCTCGATGCTGTCAGCGTCGGCGAGCCTGAAGACGACGATAGGCAGATCATTGTCCATACACAAAGAGAGAGCGGTGCTGTCCATCACCTTGACGCCCATGTTGAGGGCATCGATGTAGGTGAGGTGGTCAAAGCGTTTGGCGTCCGGATGGACCATCGGGTCCTTGTCATAGATACCGTCGACCTTGGTGGCTTTGAGGAGCACGTCGGCCTCGATTTCCATCGCCCGCAGCGCGGCCGCGGTGTCGGTGGTAAAGTAGGGGTTGCCCGTGCCGGCGCCAAAGATGACCACGCGGTCCTTGTCGAGATGGGCGATGGCGCGGCGCCGGATGTAGGGTTCGGCCACGGCGCGCATCTCGATGGCCGTCTGAGCGCGGGTAGCCAGGCCGCCGCGTTCCAGGGCATCCTGCATGGCCAGGGAGTTCATCACCGTGGCCAGCATGCCCATATAGTCGGCGGTGGCCCGTTCCATCCCCCGTCTCAGGCCGTTGATGCCGCGCCAGATGTTGCCGGCGCCGATGACGATGGCGATCTGCACTTCGAGGTCGTGCACGCGGTGGATCTGGGCGGCGATGGCTTCAACCGTGGGGACATCGATCCCCCAGCCAGCTTCGCCGGCCAGTGCCTCCCCGTTGAGCTTGATGAGGACCCGGTTATACTTGGCTTTGGCCATCTTTACCCCCCGCGATTCGTGATCGAGCGAACCGGGGGAACTATTCTTCCCCCAGCTCGATTCGCGCAAAGCGGCGCAGCACGATGTTCTCGCCAGTAGCGGCGATGCGCTCGTGGATCAGGTCCTGGATGGTCTTGGATTGATCCTTGACCCAGAGCTGGTTGAGCAGGCAGACCTCGGCATAAAAGCTCTTGAGCTTGCCTTCGATGATCTTTTCGAGCACCGCCTCGGGCTTGTTCTGGTCGGCCATCTGGGCGCGGTAGACGCGCTTTTCGCCTTCGACCACCTCGGCCGGCACATCCTCTGGCTTGAGATAGGTCGGGCGCGCCGCCACAACCTGCATGGCGATCTCGTGAGCCAGCGTCTTGAACTCGGGCGTGCGGGCCACAAAGTCGGTCTCGCAGTTGAGCTCGACGATCGAGGCGGACTTGCCCAGGTGAGAGTAGGCCTCTACCAGGCCTTCCTTGGCCACCCGGGTGGCCTTCTTGTTGACCACGGCCAGGCCCTTTTCGCGCAGCAGCTCCTGGGCCTTCTTGGGGTCGCCCCCGCACGCTTCGAGGGCCTTTTTGCAGTCGAGAACGCCGGCGGCGGTCTTTTCGCGTAGTTCTTTGATCATTTCGGGAGTGATGGTCATTTGGATCACCTTCTTGGGATAGGGTACAGGAGGTCGGATGCGCGCCGCAGGCGGCTGCACCCGGCCTCCCGAACGTTCGTCAAATGAAACCGGTTCGCAGACTAGGCTGCTTCTGGCCCGGGAGCCAGGATGCTGGGATCGATGCCCGCCAGCAGCGGGTCCACGTTCTCGTCGACCGCCGGGGCGGGGGCGGCATCGACGTCGGGCTTTTCTGGCGCGACGGCCATCTCGGCGGCGGCGCCGACCGCGGCGGCCTTTTCTTCGCTCGCTTCGGCCGCGGCCTGCTCTTCGGCCATATTCACGCCGCGCAACTGCTGACCTTCGTTGATCGCGTCGGCCATCTTGCCGCTCACGAGCTTGATGGCGCGAATGGCGTCGTCATTCGAGGGGATGACATGGTCGACCGGGTCGGGATTGCAGTTGGTATCGACCATTGCCACCACCGGGATGCCCAGGGTGTTGGCTTCTTTGATGGCGATGGCTTCGCGGGTCACGTCAACCACGAACAGGGCGCTGGGCAGGTAGTACATATTCTTGATGCCGCCAAAGCGCTGCTGCAGCTTGATCAGCTCGCGCTCGCGCCACATCGCTTCCTTCTTGCTGAGCTTGGACCACTCGCCGAGCTGCTTCTCCTTCTCCAGCTCGAGGAGGCGGTTGGCACGCGTGCGCATGGTGCGAAAGTTGGTCAGGGTGCCGCCCAGCCAGCGGTTGGTCACATAGGGCATGCCGCAGCGGCCGGCCTCGGTGGCCAGGTTGTCCTGGGCCTGCTTCTTGGTGCCAACAAAGAGCACCGTTCCGCCCTCGGCGGTGGCGTCGCGCAGGAACGCATAGGCGTCTTCGAGCAAGCGGATGGTCTGCTGCAGGTCGATGATATGGATGCCATTGCGCTCGGTAAAGATATAGCTGCGCATCTTGGGGTGCCAGCGGCGGCTGCGGTGACCGAAATGCACGCCGGCTTCGAGCAGTTCCTTCATCTGAACTACGGCCATGGGGAAACTATCTCCTTTTTCGTTTTGTTCTTCCGTTCCCTTCATCCCCTGGTGGAGCCCTCCAAATGGAGTGGCACGCCGCCCGAGTCCAGGAACGTGTTTGGTAGTTGCCTAGCCAACCAG from Chloroflexi bacterium ADurb.Bin180 includes:
- the pyrH gene encoding Uridylate kinase, giving the protein MAKAKYNRVLIKLNGEALAGEAGWGIDVPTVEAIAAQIHRVHDLEVQIAIVIGAGNIWRGINGLRRGMERATADYMGMLATVMNSLAMQDALERGGLATRAQTAIEMRAVAEPYIRRRAIAHLDKDRVVIFGAGTGNPYFTTDTAAALRAMEIEADVLLKATKVDGIYDKDPMVHPDAKRFDHLTYIDALNMGVKVMDSTALSLCMDNDLPIVVFRLADADSIERVVCGEPIGTLVSR
- the rpsB gene encoding 30S ribosomal protein S2, with translation MAVVQMKELLEAGVHFGHRSRRWHPKMRSYIFTERNGIHIIDLQQTIRLLEDAYAFLRDATAEGGTVLFVGTKKQAQDNLATEAGRCGMPYVTNRWLGGTLTNFRTMRTRANRLLELEKEKQLGEWSKLSKKEAMWRERELIKLQQRFGGIKNMYYLPSALFVVDVTREAIAIKEANTLGIPVVAMVDTNCNPDPVDHVIPSNDDAIRAIKLVSGKMADAINEGQQLRGVNMAEEQAAAEASEEKAAAVGAAAEMAVAPEKPDVDAAPAPAVDENVDPLLAGIDPSILAPGPEAA
- the cdsA gene encoding Phosphatidate cytidylyltransferase; its protein translation is MLKERVLSAAVMVPVVLGACYLGGLPFAALVTLVALVAGYEFLTLMRQAGFKPYTGVGLALIALLMLDAWHPAWALWRPALVALIAAPMVWSILRREMDGFLTGWALTITGAVYAGGLLSHLILLRNLPDGLGWTLLLLAGTWATDVAAYFVGVNLGKHSFFHHVSPKKTREGAIAGFAAGTMATAIAGCFVHVPVWQGLLLGLVLSVGTTFGDLAESLVKRQVGVKDSSNLIPGHGGMLDRVDSLTFGGVIVYYFVLWFVLRV
- a CDS encoding Cupin domain protein; translation: MITRKLSDTEILKTAHNVDVRQVYDTADAVINVITLQPGQSLKRHITPVDVAFYVLSGKGVVEIGNEKLEVGAETLVESPKDILHCWYNQSSEPLRFMVIKAPRPARKTVFVGN
- the fdx gene encoding Ferredoxin, which encodes MAFKITDDCIACAACQSECPNNAITDGDEYSVIDPAKCTECVGFFETQQCAAVCPVDACVPDPAHVETREQLLAKFAKLHPGKQPK
- the tsf gene encoding Elongation factor Ts translates to MQPPAARIRPPVPYPKKVIQMTITPEMIKELREKTAAGVLDCKKALEACGGDPKKAQELLREKGLAVVNKKATRVAKEGLVEAYSHLGKSASIVELNCETDFVARTPEFKTLAHEIAMQVVAARPTYLKPEDVPAEVVEGEKRVYRAQMADQNKPEAVLEKIIEGKLKSFYAEVCLLNQLWVKDQSKTIQDLIHERIAATGENIVLRRFARIELGEE
- the frr gene encoding Ribosome-recycling factor; this encodes MLADILKESESRMTKALESLREDLMGLRTGRASPALVERLRVDYYGTPTPLNQMAAISAPEPRLLVIRPWDPSSIGDIEKAIMKSDLSLTPNNDGVVIRLPIPRLTEERRRDLSKLVGRRVEEGRIAVRNIRRDQQEEMREFEKEKLITEDDFHRGRDKLQEIHDKYVALMEELGKNKQQEIMEV
- the uppS gene encoding Ditrans,polycis-undecaprenyl-diphosphate synthase ((2E,6E)-farnesyl-diphosphate specific), coding for MRQDGPQLASVPVHVAIIMDGNGRWAKERGLPRLAGHRAGTEAIRRVMEACVEFGIKVLTLYAFSTENWSRPADEVGGLMGLLSQVIEHEVDGLRKNGVRLHHLGSLDRLPPDLQQKVRAALAATSSGDRLTVNIALNYGGRAEIVTAARRMVAEGLPPDEITEAAIAQRLYTAGQPDPDLVIRTAGEMRLSNFLIWQAAYSEFYATPVYWPDFGRDELYQALAAYASRTRKFGGLPAAAPDTVKGAS